GCTGTGGATGAAGTAAGCAGTCCTACCTTTGGACTGGTCAATGAATATGCGGATGGTGAAGGAAATCTTATTGCTTACCATTTTGATTTTTACCGACTGAAGGATGAAATGGAAGCCTTGGATTTTGGGTTGGAGGATTATTTTAACACGGATGCCTATATTTTTATGGAATGGCCCGAAAAGATTCCTTCACTTTTACCTGAGAATTTGGTATCCTTAAAAATTGAAATTCTGGATGCGACAACCAGAAGACTAACATCATTTGGATAGGTGCCAACTAGAATCACCTCTGTTTTCTGAAATAAACCACGTCGTCTAGAGAAGGATTTTATTGTATTTTTTCGATGAAACACATTGAAATCGATAAAATGTACATTTTTCACGTTGAAATACGCAATTTTAACGTTTAAACGCATTATGTTTGTCCATTTTTTCTTACGTTTGCACTAGAACAAGTAGAGTACTAACTAAAAACCCCTAATGAAAATGAAAAACAAAAGAACTTTTTTGGCCTCTTTGGCTTTAGGATTTTTCTTGTTGGCTATGACGGCCCCAATTATAACTCCTGATGATGCTACTGTTAGCGTTGATAGGTCAAAAATAAGAGTGCCAGGCAGACAGTAACACTTTTTTATTGTAGACTCAATAATTAATGAATTTAGTCGTTGTCATAATGTTAGATGTTATTCGCATTAATGGCAAAGATGAAAAATTACAAAAGATTAAGGGCTAGGAAGAGAATCCTTTTGGAGTCTTCTATAGCCTTTTTTATTGTTTTATCTCCCTTTATTTTTAAAGCGCATGTTTATTTTCCGCAGACGGCGACTTTTAGAATTGATTTTTTGGGTATTGAAATCAAGGATAACGGGTTTGAAGATGTAAATACTTATGTCTGGTTTTTGGTTGGAAAGATTGTTCCATTATACTTGTTAATCTTATGGTTTCTTTCTTCAAGGGATTGGTGGTACCATATTATTCTAATTCCCATAGCAATGTATGCTTTCCAATTGTTTGAAGTATTATTTATCAATGATGAAGCAGTTGATACTGCCAACTTGTTATGGCTTTTACCAATCTGTATGATCGTTATTCCTTTTGTCTATTTCATCAGAATTAAGTTATATGATAAATACGTCCATGGTATCGATTTGGAGGCTATGGAAGCGGAATTGGAGGAATTAAAGGAAAAAAATATTTCCGATGGGTATACATCGAATATCAAAAATGACATAGAAGATACCAAGGATGAATTAAATCAAGAGTCACTTGCGGAGGAAATAGACAGAAAACTTTCTACCGATAGTATCGAGCAAGGTCTAAAAATATTCCAAGAGAAACTTCAAAACTGGTTCCATTTTAAATTCTAATAAGGTCTTTCCAAAACTTTGCAAAGGGTCATTTATCTAAAAATCGTACATTTGATTTAGGACTAAAAAGTCCTTTTTTAGATACCCTTATATGAACCAACCTAGCTCTCCTTTTAGTAAACAGCAACTACTGCCGCAAGAGGAAACCCTGGAAGTCCTTAGACAAAAAGGGGAACTATTTATTGGTATACCCAAGGAGAACCAATACCAAGAAAAACGTATTTGCCTAACCCCAGACGCAGTAAACGCCATTACATCCAACGGACACAGGGTTCTACTGGAATCAGGTGCTGGTGAAGGGGCCAACTTTACTGACAAGGATTATGTGGATGCCGGTGGTGAAATTACAAGGGACACAAAAAAAGTGTTCTCCTGTCCGTTACTATTAAAAGTAGAGCCCCCCACCCTTTCAGAGATTGCCATGATACACCCACAAACAACGGTGATATCGGCCTTGCAAATCAAAACACAAAACAAAGGTTACTTTGAGGAGTTGGCCAAAAAAAGAATTACGGCCATTGCGTTTGAATACATCCGCGATGAAGATGGCAAATATCCCGCAGTACGGTCATTAAGTGAAATTGCCGGAACGGCTTCCGTTCTTATTGCTGCAGAACTCATGGCGGCGACCAACAAAGGAAATGGACTCATGTTTGGCAACATAAGTGGGGTACCACCTGCGGAAGTGGTCATCATTGGTGCCGGAACCGTTGGGGAATATGCCGCACGATCGGCCATAGGACTTGGGGCCAATGTGAAGATTTTCGATAATTCAATAACCAGGCTGCGAAATATTCAGACCAATCTTAAACAAACCGTTTATACTTCCACGATTCAACCTAAAAATCTTTTAAAGGCCTTAAAACGCTGTGATGTGGCCATTGGAGCTACCAGAGGTAAAGGTAGGTCTCCCATAATCGTTACGAGTACCATGGTGGAACACATGAAAAAAGGAGCGGTCATTATCGATGTGAGTATTGATACGGGCGGCTGTTTTGAAACTAGTGAGATTACCAACCATAATAAACCCACTATAGAGAAATCTGGTGTACTCCACTACGGAGTGCCCAATATACCCTCAAGGTATCCAAAAACGGCTTCGGTTTCCATCAGTAATATTTTCACCCCGTATCTACTAAAAATCGGTGAGGACGGAGGTTTGGAAAACTCGCTTCGCTTTGACAAGGGGCTTCGTAACGGACTCTATATGTACCATGGTATACTAACCAATAAATCTGTTGGGGATTGGTTCGACCTCTCCTATAGCGATATCAACTTCCTAATTTTTTAGAAATAGGACTCCTTGCTTTCGACATCCGCATTAAACCGTTAATTTTACCCTCTAATTTTTAATATGTATCATGTCTTTTTTAAAGCGATTGGGATTTTATTTGGGCGGACTTGCCATCGGGATTGTTTTCTTGGCAATGTTTCTTCGGAAAAAATCGGATGAAACAGGAGTCAGTTTTTGCTATTTCCCCAACTGTAGGACCTTAAAGGACATTCGGTCCAAATCATTATATTATTCAAACGAGGTAGAAAGACAACTAGCGGAAAAGGAATTGGATAGTTTGGATATCGTTTATCTGCTCACTGAAGGGGATGTGGATTTCTCTGCAAGCAACACCAAAAGTTCTCCTTGTAAATCTTACTTCATTGAAGGTGATAAAGGGGATTTAAAATTGGAAGCTTGGGTTAAGAACTGTCCTGATAAGGCCAGTATTGAATCGGTCTCTATTAAATAACTAGATTTTTCTCCGTTTACGTTCCTTCTTCAACAAGGAAAGTTCCCTACTTGTTTGCCCCGCTACCGAAGTGTTCTCCTCCGCCCTGCGGATCAAATAGGGCATAACGTCCCTAACCGGTCCAAAGGGAAGGTATTTTGCCACATTATAACCATGGGCAGCGAGGTTAAAGGAAATATGGTCGCTCATTCCGTAAAGTTGTCCAAACCAAATGTCCTTGTGATTGTTATCCACTTTCTTTTCCTTCATCAACTGCATTAGCTTATAACAGCTATTTTCATTATGTGTTCCTGAAAATATGGACATTACCTCCAAATTTTCGAGCATATAGGCGATAGTGGCATCAAAATTTTCGTCGGTAGCCGCTTTTGACTCGCAAATAGGGCTTGGGTATCCCTTTTCCCTGGCCCGCTCATTTTCCTTTTCCATATAGGCGCCACGAACTACCTTGATTCCGATCTTAAATCCTTCCTTGTCAGCACGTTCGTGCAAATCCTTTAAATACGGTAACCTATCCCATCTATAGGTCTGCAAAGTATTAAAGACAATCGCTTTCTTCTTGTTGTATTTGCGCATCATGTCCTCGGCAAGCTGGTCGGCTGCATCTTGCATCCAGCTTTCTTCCCCATCTATCAACAAAGAGACATCCAGGTCATGCGCCTTTTTGCACACTTTATCAAATCTATTGATGACCCGTTGCCATTCGGCCTCTTCCTTTTCTGATAATTTCCCTCCTTCGCTTATCTTTTGGTATAGGGCAAATCTTCCAAATCCGGATGGTTTGAACACGGCAAACGGAATGGCATCCTTTTCCTTGACAAAATCCAAGATTTTCAAGATCATTTCCGTGGCGTTGTCAAAAGGGTCTTCTTCATCCTTGCCCTCCACCGAGTAATCCAAAACGGAGCATACCCCCTTTTCGAACATTTTGTCCACAACCGGCATGCAGTCGGCTTCATTGACACCTCCGCAAAAATGATCGAAGACCGTGGCCCTAATAAGACCCTCTACAGGAAGATGGGCCTTAATGGCAAAATTGGTCATTGCCGTCCCTATCTTTACAAGTGGCTCATTGGCAATCATCTTAAAGAGAAAATAGGCCCGTTCCAGTTCAGAATCCGTCTTTAAGGAAAAAGCGGTTGCCGTATTCTCAAAAATAGCATCCATATGCAGACAATTATTAAGGCATCAAAGATAAAGACAGGATTTATATTCTATTGATTAAAATAACCATTATTTTGCGCTCTTAAATTAAAGTTTTTTGGTCGATATATAATTTAGGTTCCATGCAGTCCATAGTATCAGATTCTTATTCGGTCCATTTCGACAAAATGGCATTTGAGGTTCTAAATTCACACTTAGCTTCCCATAACTACTCCACTATTTTTGTTTTGGTGGACGAGAACACCCATGAATTGTGTTTGCCGCAATTTATGTCTGAAATTGCAGGGGAGTATACTTTTGAAATCATTGAAATAGAATCAGGGGAAATCAACAAAACCATAGAAACTTGTGTAGGTGTTTGGGAAGCGCTTTCCGAACTTGGTGCGGACCGAAAGAGTCTCATGATCAATCTGGGCGGAGGAGTCTTGACGGATCTTGGGGGGTTTGTGGCCTCTACCTTTAAAAGAGGGATTCACTTTATAAACGTACCTACTACCCTTTTGTCCATGGTTGATGCTTCCGTTGGAGGAAAAACGGGTGTTGATCTTGGGCCCTTGAAAAACCAGATTGGGGTCATCAATCAGCCGGAAATGGTTTTGATAGTATCGGAATTCCTGGAAACATTGAATGAAAGACAGATTACCAGTGGCTTTGCAGAAATGCTCAAACATGGTCTTATTGGAGATTCGGATTATTGGGAATCGCTAAAAGAGGTACGTTCCATCAACGAATTAAAAAATCATATTTTTCCTTCCGTAGAATTTAAGAACAAGGTAGTGCTACAGGACCCTACCGAACAAAACATTCGTAAAATCTTAAATTACGGACATACCTTGGGGCATGCCATAGAGTCCTACTTTTTGGAAAATGTAAACAAGGAAACCTTGCTACATGGCGAGGCTATTGCCATAGGAATGATTACGGAGGGATACCTTTCGTACAGGATTACCGGATTGTCCCATGAGCAGCTGGAGGATATAAAAACCACCTTTTTGAAGTACTACAAAAAAATTGAATTTACCGAAAAGGATATCACGGCTATTCTTGAACTTTTGAAGTATGACAAAAAGAATTCACACGGAAACATCAATTTTGTCCTCTTAAATCGTATTGGTAAAGCCCAAATTGATGTAACCATTTCTCCCGATTTATTTAAGCAAGCCTTTGCATACTACATGGAATAAAATTTTCATATACTAAAACCACTGTTTCACAACTCTTTACATTTATGCGTTGATTAAATAATTAGTTTAGGTCAAGAATAAAATAAAACCGCAACTAACCTAAACTATTATGATCAGACGACTTATCGACTACAAAAAATTAGACCATCGGCTTGCTTCCCTGTTAATCGAAAAATATCCCTATGGCTATGGTGATGAAGACATTATCGTATTCAAAAATGCCCATGGCGAATTTGTGGAAGCCGTAGAACTTAGAACAGAGGATACGCTGTACTTGGTTAAGATCAGCAAAAGTCTTTCAAATTTCATTGCCAACTTTGAAGATGCCATAGAAAAGGAACTTGAAAGTAAAACTCCCGAAGAAGTAATGCGGGAAGAAGAAGAAATCATTCCTGAAATGGAGATGAACTATGAATCCGATGAGGATGCGTATTCAGAGTATGATTAGTCTATGAATATTTTTCCATTAGGATATTGGCGTGATACTTTTGGTGCCCGCTAATGGCAAAACCCAATGCGGCGACACTCCACATAATTCCACTTGCAGTCCCCACCCGACCCAATTGGGCATTTCCCAAATTTTTGAACAGGGTGATGGTAGCATTGCGAACGGCCAAGTAGTCCTCAAGGATATCCTCTTTGGTCCTATTGAGACTATTGCTTTCAAAAATGTATGCATCCTGATCAAAACCGGGCAATTCAACCTTGTCGTTTCTTGAAAACCGGAAGGCCCTATATTGGAAAATACGCTCCGTATCAATGATATGGATCAATACCTCGGCAACGGTCCATTTATTTTCGCCATAGGCATAGCCAAGTTGCTCCAAGGGAAGGTCCTTTACATAATCTAGAAACCACTCCTTTCCTTCATAAAAGGCATCCATAAGATTAACGTCTTCCAACGTATTTATATACGTATCATAAAAGTTGGAAGTACCAAAATCCGGTAATTCTGATTTTCTCATACTTTTTGGCCCAGGGTTACGTCAAAAAAGCCCAATCAAAAATTGATTGGGCCCTGCAATATCGTAAAAAATAAACTAAAGTTCGTTAAAAATGGTGTGCATCAACCGTTTCTTGTCATTGAAACTTTCTTCCAAGGAAATCATGGTCTCCGTTCTACTGATACCATCGATATCATCAATCTTGAAAATGATGTTTTTGGCGTGTGTGGTATCCTTTGCCCTGATTTTACAGAAGATATTAAACTTCCCCGTGGTAATGTGCGCAATGGTAACGTTTGGAATCTGGTTCAAACGTTCAAGCACAAATTTGGTCTGATGCGTTTTTTCCAAGAATATACCCACATAGGCAATGAAAGCATAGCCAAGTTTAACATAATCCAACGTAAGCGATGAACCTTTAATAATTCCGGCTTCCTCCATTTTCTTCACCCTCACATGTACAGTTCCTGCGGAAATTAAAAGTTTTTTTGCAATATCGGTAAAAGGTGTTCTGGTGTTATCGATTAACATATCCAGAATTTGGTGGTCAATTTCGTCTAATTTAACTTTACCCATAGTTGATTAATTTTATGCAAAAATAAAAAATATTAAAAAGAATTATAAAGATTATTACGTTTTTATACGAAAATCGTAATGTCCGTAAACCTAACCAAAATTAATCTTACTATTTTATCAATTCAGGGATTTTTTGGGAACTCAACCATTGCATGTCTTCCTTATTAAGACAATCCACTGTTTTGTGCCCAAAATATTGACCTGTCCGGAAGCCTTTTTCAGCAATGAAAGGAACGAATATTATTCTATTTTTTGTCAATATTTCCTTGTAAATCAAGGAGATACAATCATTTTCCCGCAAAGATTTATCCAAGACATAGGCATTTTCCAAAAGGATATCTACATATAATTTGTTGTTTTCCGGGATTTTATAATAGTCCTCCAGAGGATAGTTGTTCATCCGCTCATGGGCTATGGTATCTATAGCCTTATAAAGGGATTTGAAAATATATTCACGCGTCTTTTCCCTTTGGTAATCTTCGTGATAATGACCTGCTTCAAAAAGAATGGTGGGAATTCCTTCCATTTGAAATGCATCTCCAACACAATTTGGATTAAAAGAATCATCAAACCGACCAACTTGACCTGGTATCAATTTTTGCAGCTCATAATCCATGGCCGCGATAATGTTCATGGCGACACTTCTGGATGATGAGTTGTTTCGTCCTTCATCAAAAGAAGGAGCCAAAAAAGATACCGTTGCGGGTCTTTCTTTTTTGCCCACGTTGAAAATGGTCCGTTGATCATGAAGATTAAAACAATAGTTAGGACTAAAATCTTCAAATGTTTTTCTTAGCACTTGGCTCTCAGGTTGACTTTTTTTCTGGGCATCCCTATTTAGGTCGATTTGATTTGCATTGAATCTGGTGTACGCATTTGCGCCATCCGGATTAAGAATGGGAATTATTTTTAAGGTCACTTTTCCCAAAAGTTCGCTGGCCAACGACGATTCGTTCTTTAGAAAACTGAGCAAATCAAGTGCCGCTTTGGTCGTAGTGGATTCATTTCCATGCATTTGAGACCACATAAAAACGCGTTTTGCTCCATGGCCAACGCTTATTCCATAAATGGGTCTTTCTTCAACGGAGCGCCCTAATACCTCCAAATGAAATGGGTCGTCCAAGGAATTTAGGAATCCTTCAATATGTGTGTTGGTTACATACCTGCCTTCAACGGTAGTCACTTTATAATTCAAATAATTAGTGTAGTCCCACATACGTTTGTACTAATTGGGCGAAAATAATATAATCTTGTAACATACCCCCATACTTTGTGGAATCCTCTTCAATATGCGTTTTCTAAACGTATTTAGTACCTATAGAGCTAATAGGTAAAATTCAAAAGTGGACAATAGCCAGAAAACAAGTTTAGTTATTGGATACAATAACAAGAGGTTCCAATAAAAGCCATACAAACTTTAACAAAAGTTTTGGCAGTCTTACTGGTTTTCCAAGAATTGGGAAACGCCAATTTTATTTAAATTGCAGCCATGTTGAAAAAAGTGTTTTTTGTTGTATTTGCATCAATTTCCCTAATATCTTGTTATACCCCCAATAGGGATTGTCAAGCATATAAAACCGGCGAGTTTCTTTTCAATTATAGCATTGGAGATTCCCTTAAGCAAGGGCGGTTTGTAAGAGGGTATAATTATAGTATAGATTATTATGACAATAAGATCGACAGTGCGTCCATTCGCTGGCTCAATGATTGTGAGTTCGTCTTACAGGATTTAAAAAGCAAAGTAGGCATTCACTATAAAATTATAGGGACAACCGATACCTCCTATACCTTTGAATACAAAAATGCGGTAAAAGATCCCAATAGAAAGAATGTTGTAAAAATTGGTACTGCTTATAGGGTTCAGTAAAGAATCAAGAATCAATAATAAAGTACAATCTTAAATACAAGTATCAATTTGAGTACCAAAAACGGGTATATTCAAAATAATAATTAAATCTATAATTATTTCACCCTTCCACTCCCGTAGAAATCTACTTTTTCAATACTTCACATCTTCACTATTTCACCGGGACATTTGGTAAAATTCGTTCTTAACTGTATAGTCTGAGTTTAAAGAAATTAAAATTCTTGAATTTTAAGTAGTATTGTCAATAGAAAGGAGTTTTGATGGATTCACACCAAAATTAATTAGTACCTTGAGGAATAGGTAACTAAAAAATGAAAACACGTATTTAATCAAGATGAAAAAATCAAACAAAAAAAAGCATTCAATCAGCCGGAGGGACTTTGTTAAGAAAAGTGCATTGGCCTCCTCTATTTTCATTGTTCCTAGAAACGTACTAGGAGGTCCTGGATTTATTTCACCTAGTGACCAACTGAACCTTGCGGCCATTGGCTCTGGCGGTAAAGGGTTCAGTGATATCACCAATGCTTCCGTAAATGGCAGGGAACGTGTGGTAGCACTTTGTGATGTCGATTTTACGGGATCCGCTTCCAAGGCCGTGGAGTCCTTTCCAAAGGCAAAACTTTTTGATGATTTCAGGGAGATGCTGGACAAGAAAAAAAATATTGATGCCGTAACTATATCAACACCAGATCACGTGCATGGTCCAGCCGCAAAATATGCCATGGAAAGAGGTATCCATGTGTATGTTCAAAAACCTATGACCCATAATATCAAGGAAGCCAGAAAACTAACCCAAATGGCACGTGATAATAAAATTGTTAGCCAAATGGGAAATCAAGGAGGTTCCAATCCCTTATTGGGGATGGTCCAAAAATGGATCGACGATGACAAAATAGGTGCCATCAATAAAGTTCAAATTTGGACGAACAGACCTGTGTGGCCACAAGGTATTCAAATGCCAAAGGCCGATGCCAGCCTAAAACCAAAAGACTTGAATTGGGACCTTTGGTTGGGACCTGCCGAGGAACGACCTTATATTCCCAATTTGCACCCTTTCAATTGGAGAGGCTGGTGGGATTTTGGAACAGGTGCACTAGGAGATGTTGGCTGCCATTTGGTTGATATTCCTTTTAGGACCTTAAATTTAAAATATCCAACGGCCGCAGAATGTAGTGTGGGTTCCGTATATACGCAAATGTGGACACCGGACTATTATCCAGAAGGATGCCCCCCTTCTTCGTTTATTACGCTAAATTTCGATGCAACTGCGAAAACAAAATCACCCATTGAAATGACATGGAGCGACGGCGGTATCAGACCGGCACATCCAGATATCATTCCCGCCAATGACGATATAGGTGGAAAGAACAGTGCCAATGGGGTACTTATTATTGGAGAAAAAGGAATCATATCAACCAATATCAATGATAGTTCCCCATTGATGCCAAAATTGTATCTAAACGATGGTACAACGGAATTTGGACCAGAAGTAGAAGAAAATCTTGAACCGGAATATGGGCACCAACGTAAATGGGTGGACGCCTGTAAAGCCGGATTTGGAAGTGAGGAACACTTATCCTTAACATCTTCCTTCGATTATGCCGGCCCAATGACGGAAACAGTGCTAATGGGTAATCTAGCTATTAGAAGCTACATGCTCCGCAAGGAAAATGAACAAGGGCAAATGGACTTTTTTGCACGCAAGAAGTTGTTATGGGATGGCGAAAACATGCGTATTACCAATTTAGAAGAGGCCAATCAGTTTGTAGGCAGAACCTACAGGGAAGGTTGGGAAGTATAATCTATATTTTTGGAAATCAATTAGGTCTATTAAAGACTACCTCTGGGTTGGCGTTCCTTTGCGCTTCAAATAGCCGTTGTTGTTGTTTTACGGTCATCGTACTACCATCGTGGCTCCAACCCGGAGGTCCAAAAATATACATGAATTTATGTGACCACTTGTCGGACTTTTTTACATCGTTCCAAATATCCTTGAACTCATGGGTTAGTATAACTAACGGGTTATAGGAATTTGGAGCATGAATAACCCCAAATTTCACATCAATATCATCATCGAGTTCCTTCCACGTGCCAAACATTTTGTCAAAAATGTTCAAGAATCCACCGTGGTTTTTATCCAAATATTCCACATTCTGTGAGTGGTGCACTTGGTGCATGGTATGCGTATTGAAAATTTTTTCTATCCAACCCATTTTAGGCACATACTTACTATGTAACTGGAATTGCCAAAACGATTCTATGGCAAGGCAGAATATTACCACTTCCACGGGAAAACCCACAGCGGGCATCCACATATAGAAAAACGGCTTATACAATAGGGTAAACCACCCATTTCTGATGGCCGTCCCTAAATTAAAATGGTCCGATGAATGGTGCACTATATGCGCGGCCCAAAGAATCCTAATTTCGTGATTTGCCCTATGAAACCAGTAATAGGTAAAATCATCAGCGAGCTGGCAAAGTAGAAA
Above is a window of Maribacter algicola DNA encoding:
- the tsaE gene encoding tRNA (adenosine(37)-N6)-threonylcarbamoyltransferase complex ATPase subunit type 1 TsaE: MELVYKESDIQEISKSILKEVALKTFAFYAPMGAGKTTLIKALVKELGAVDEVSSPTFGLVNEYADGEGNLIAYHFDFYRLKDEMEALDFGLEDYFNTDAYIFMEWPEKIPSLLPENLVSLKIEILDATTRRLTSFG
- a CDS encoding alanine dehydrogenase; the encoded protein is MNQPSSPFSKQQLLPQEETLEVLRQKGELFIGIPKENQYQEKRICLTPDAVNAITSNGHRVLLESGAGEGANFTDKDYVDAGGEITRDTKKVFSCPLLLKVEPPTLSEIAMIHPQTTVISALQIKTQNKGYFEELAKKRITAIAFEYIRDEDGKYPAVRSLSEIAGTASVLIAAELMAATNKGNGLMFGNISGVPPAEVVIIGAGTVGEYAARSAIGLGANVKIFDNSITRLRNIQTNLKQTVYTSTIQPKNLLKALKRCDVAIGATRGKGRSPIIVTSTMVEHMKKGAVIIDVSIDTGGCFETSEITNHNKPTIEKSGVLHYGVPNIPSRYPKTASVSISNIFTPYLLKIGEDGGLENSLRFDKGLRNGLYMYHGILTNKSVGDWFDLSYSDINFLIF
- a CDS encoding DUF4258 domain-containing protein yields the protein MSFLKRLGFYLGGLAIGIVFLAMFLRKKSDETGVSFCYFPNCRTLKDIRSKSLYYSNEVERQLAEKELDSLDIVYLLTEGDVDFSASNTKSSPCKSYFIEGDKGDLKLEAWVKNCPDKASIESVSIK
- a CDS encoding proline dehydrogenase family protein; its protein translation is MDAIFENTATAFSLKTDSELERAYFLFKMIANEPLVKIGTAMTNFAIKAHLPVEGLIRATVFDHFCGGVNEADCMPVVDKMFEKGVCSVLDYSVEGKDEEDPFDNATEMILKILDFVKEKDAIPFAVFKPSGFGRFALYQKISEGGKLSEKEEAEWQRVINRFDKVCKKAHDLDVSLLIDGEESWMQDAADQLAEDMMRKYNKKKAIVFNTLQTYRWDRLPYLKDLHERADKEGFKIGIKVVRGAYMEKENERAREKGYPSPICESKAATDENFDATIAYMLENLEVMSIFSGTHNENSCYKLMQLMKEKKVDNNHKDIWFGQLYGMSDHISFNLAAHGYNVAKYLPFGPVRDVMPYLIRRAEENTSVAGQTSRELSLLKKERKRRKI
- the aroB gene encoding 3-dehydroquinate synthase: MQSIVSDSYSVHFDKMAFEVLNSHLASHNYSTIFVLVDENTHELCLPQFMSEIAGEYTFEIIEIESGEINKTIETCVGVWEALSELGADRKSLMINLGGGVLTDLGGFVASTFKRGIHFINVPTTLLSMVDASVGGKTGVDLGPLKNQIGVINQPEMVLIVSEFLETLNERQITSGFAEMLKHGLIGDSDYWESLKEVRSINELKNHIFPSVEFKNKVVLQDPTEQNIRKILNYGHTLGHAIESYFLENVNKETLLHGEAIAIGMITEGYLSYRITGLSHEQLEDIKTTFLKYYKKIEFTEKDITAILELLKYDKKNSHGNINFVLLNRIGKAQIDVTISPDLFKQAFAYYME
- a CDS encoding DinB family protein translates to MRKSELPDFGTSNFYDTYINTLEDVNLMDAFYEGKEWFLDYVKDLPLEQLGYAYGENKWTVAEVLIHIIDTERIFQYRAFRFSRNDKVELPGFDQDAYIFESNSLNRTKEDILEDYLAVRNATITLFKNLGNAQLGRVGTASGIMWSVAALGFAISGHQKYHANILMEKYS
- a CDS encoding Lrp/AsnC family transcriptional regulator, whose product is MGKVKLDEIDHQILDMLIDNTRTPFTDIAKKLLISAGTVHVRVKKMEEAGIIKGSSLTLDYVKLGYAFIAYVGIFLEKTHQTKFVLERLNQIPNVTIAHITTGKFNIFCKIRAKDTTHAKNIIFKIDDIDGISRTETMISLEESFNDKKRLMHTIFNEL
- a CDS encoding M14 family metallopeptidase: MWDYTNYLNYKVTTVEGRYVTNTHIEGFLNSLDDPFHLEVLGRSVEERPIYGISVGHGAKRVFMWSQMHGNESTTTKAALDLLSFLKNESSLASELLGKVTLKIIPILNPDGANAYTRFNANQIDLNRDAQKKSQPESQVLRKTFEDFSPNYCFNLHDQRTIFNVGKKERPATVSFLAPSFDEGRNNSSSRSVAMNIIAAMDYELQKLIPGQVGRFDDSFNPNCVGDAFQMEGIPTILFEAGHYHEDYQREKTREYIFKSLYKAIDTIAHERMNNYPLEDYYKIPENNKLYVDILLENAYVLDKSLRENDCISLIYKEILTKNRIIFVPFIAEKGFRTGQYFGHKTVDCLNKEDMQWLSSQKIPELIK
- a CDS encoding Gfo/Idh/MocA family protein, coding for MKKSNKKKHSISRRDFVKKSALASSIFIVPRNVLGGPGFISPSDQLNLAAIGSGGKGFSDITNASVNGRERVVALCDVDFTGSASKAVESFPKAKLFDDFREMLDKKKNIDAVTISTPDHVHGPAAKYAMERGIHVYVQKPMTHNIKEARKLTQMARDNKIVSQMGNQGGSNPLLGMVQKWIDDDKIGAINKVQIWTNRPVWPQGIQMPKADASLKPKDLNWDLWLGPAEERPYIPNLHPFNWRGWWDFGTGALGDVGCHLVDIPFRTLNLKYPTAAECSVGSVYTQMWTPDYYPEGCPPSSFITLNFDATAKTKSPIEMTWSDGGIRPAHPDIIPANDDIGGKNSANGVLIIGEKGIISTNINDSSPLMPKLYLNDGTTEFGPEVEENLEPEYGHQRKWVDACKAGFGSEEHLSLTSSFDYAGPMTETVLMGNLAIRSYMLRKENEQGQMDFFARKKLLWDGENMRITNLEEANQFVGRTYREGWEV
- a CDS encoding sterol desaturase family protein, translated to MDLTNPLIYGVPCFIAFILLELTYSHTHGDKELYVWKDLMASGAMGIGSAILGPLIKVTVLIVVFNFTYELFNPMVDGVRMNIMGYKSFGYEWYIFLLCQLADDFTYYWFHRANHEIRILWAAHIVHHSSDHFNLGTAIRNGWFTLLYKPFFYMWMPAVGFPVEVVIFCLAIESFWQFQLHSKYVPKMGWIEKIFNTHTMHQVHHSQNVEYLDKNHGGFLNIFDKMFGTWKELDDDIDVKFGVIHAPNSYNPLVILTHEFKDIWNDVKKSDKWSHKFMYIFGPPGWSHDGSTMTVKQQQRLFEAQRNANPEVVFNRPN